A window from Candidatus Arthromitus sp. SFB-rat-Yit encodes these proteins:
- a CDS encoding cupin domain-containing protein: MKNYTKTHVKEGNRTELHNTLSLTGAEVSVNTLPAGAGVPFIHSHKQNEEIVAILSGKGKAIIDGENIDLLAGDWIRISPKGQRQFFASENEAMTFVCIQVKENSLEGYTMEDGIIH; this comes from the coding sequence ATGAAAAATTATACTAAAACACATGTTAAAGAAGGAAATAGAACAGAATTACATAATACGCTTTCTTTAACAGGGGCAGAAGTTAGTGTAAACACTCTTCCAGCAGGTGCAGGAGTTCCATTTATACATTCACATAAACAAAATGAGGAAATTGTCGCAATTTTATCTGGTAAAGGAAAGGCAATCATAGATGGAGAAAATATAGATCTCTTAGCTGGAGATTGGATTCGTATTTCTCCAAAAGGACAACGCCAATTTTTTGCATCAGAAAATGAAGCAATGACATTTGTTTGTATCCAAGTTAAAGAAAATTCTTTAGAAGGATACACTATGGAAGATGGAATAATTCACTAA
- a CDS encoding flavin reductase, with protein MDKKALFKLSYGLFVLTAKESDKDNGCIINTAIQVTDSPSQLSICLNKSSYTHGMIERTGEFTVSVLSQDAKFDLIKHFGFQTGKLVNKFEDYEKCERDSRGIYYITEGSNAYISVKVNRIQDLGTHTMFIGDIVEMEVLSHVSSATYEYYLNNIKPKPQAVGSTKDGQTIWRCSICGYEYVGEELPHDFICPICKHGVSDFEKVVSGVS; from the coding sequence ATGGATAAAAAAGCACTTTTTAAATTAAGTTATGGGTTATTTGTTTTAACTGCGAAGGAATCTGATAAAGATAACGGGTGTATTATAAACACTGCTATTCAAGTAACTGATTCCCCAAGTCAGTTAAGTATTTGTTTGAATAAATCATCTTATACTCATGGAATGATTGAAAGAACTGGGGAATTTACAGTATCTGTTTTGAGTCAAGATGCAAAATTTGATTTAATTAAACATTTTGGATTTCAAACAGGTAAATTAGTTAATAAATTTGAAGATTATGAAAAATGTGAAAGAGATTCTAGAGGAATTTATTATATAACAGAGGGAAGTAATGCTTATATATCTGTTAAGGTTAACAGAATACAAGATTTGGGAACTCATACGATGTTTATTGGTGATATTGTTGAGATGGAGGTATTGAGCCATGTATCATCTGCAACTTATGAATATTATTTAAATAATATTAAGCCGAAACCTCAGGCAGTTGGATCAACTAAAGATGGACAAACTATATGGAGATGTTCGATTTGTGGATATGAATATGTTGGCGAAGAGTTACCTCATGATTTTATTTGTCCTATATGTAAACATGGTGTATCTGATTTTGAAAAAGTTGTAAGTGGTGTGAGTTGA
- a CDS encoding catalase, with protein sequence MNPENRNKKLTTVFGAPVSDNQNTMTAGPRGPMLLQDVWFLEKLAHFDREVIPERRMHAKGSGAYGTFVVTHDITKYTKAKIFSEIGKKTDLFIRFSTVAGERGAADLERDIRGFAIKFYTEEGNWDLAGNNTPVFFLRDPLKFPDLNHAVKRDPRTNMRSAKNNWDFWTLLPEALHQVTITMSDRGIPVSYRHMHGFGSHTFSMINDKNERVWVKFHFITQQGIKNLTDEEAEIITGKDREAHQRDLYDSIEKGNYPRWKMYIQVMTEEQALNMPYNPFDLTKVWYKAEFPLIEVGYLELNRNPENYFAEVEQAAFNPASVVPGIGFSPDKMLQGRLFAYGDAQRYRLGVNVHQIPVNAPRCKVNSFHRDGKMRVDGNSGSTLGYEPNSYGEWEEQPEYKLPSLGLSGDANCWNFREDDNDYYTQPGKLFRLMSSEQKRALFENTARSMGDIPKEIKMRHISNCYKADPEYGQGIADALGICMNEVK encoded by the coding sequence ATGAATCCAGAAAATAGAAATAAAAAACTTACAACAGTTTTTGGAGCACCGGTATCAGATAATCAAAATACTATGACAGCAGGACCAAGAGGACCTATGCTACTTCAAGATGTATGGTTTTTAGAAAAACTTGCACATTTTGATAGAGAGGTAATACCAGAAAGAAGAATGCATGCAAAAGGTTCTGGAGCATATGGGACTTTTGTTGTTACGCATGATATTACGAAATATACTAAGGCTAAAATATTTTCAGAGATTGGTAAAAAAACTGATTTATTTATAAGATTTTCTACAGTTGCGGGTGAGCGTGGAGCTGCAGATCTAGAGCGAGATATTAGAGGTTTTGCTATAAAATTTTATACAGAAGAGGGGAATTGGGATTTAGCAGGAAATAATACTCCAGTGTTTTTCTTAAGAGATCCACTAAAATTTCCAGATTTGAATCATGCTGTTAAAAGGGATCCAAGAACGAATATGAGAAGTGCAAAAAATAACTGGGATTTTTGGACATTACTTCCAGAGGCTCTTCATCAAGTTACAATTACAATGAGTGATAGGGGGATACCAGTATCATATAGGCACATGCATGGTTTTGGAAGTCATACTTTTAGTATGATAAATGATAAAAATGAGCGTGTTTGGGTTAAATTCCATTTTATTACTCAACAAGGAATTAAAAATTTAACAGATGAAGAAGCAGAGATAATAACAGGGAAAGATCGTGAAGCACATCAACGTGATTTATATGATAGCATCGAAAAAGGTAATTATCCACGATGGAAAATGTATATTCAGGTAATGACTGAAGAGCAGGCATTAAATATGCCGTATAATCCATTTGATTTGACAAAGGTTTGGTATAAGGCTGAATTTCCTTTAATTGAGGTTGGATATTTAGAACTTAATCGCAACCCAGAAAACTATTTTGCAGAGGTCGAACAAGCAGCATTTAATCCGGCAAGTGTTGTACCTGGAATAGGTTTTTCCCCTGATAAAATGCTACAAGGAAGATTGTTTGCCTATGGTGATGCTCAAAGATATAGACTTGGAGTGAATGTTCACCAAATACCTGTTAACGCACCTAGGTGTAAGGTTAATAGTTTTCATAGGGATGGTAAAATGAGAGTAGATGGAAATTCTGGAAGTACTTTAGGTTATGAGCCGAATAGTTATGGTGAGTGGGAAGAACAACCAGAATATAAGTTACCTTCGTTGGGCTTAAGTGGTGATGCTAATTGTTGGAATTTTAGGGAAGATGATAACGATTACTATACACAGCCAGGAAAATTATTTAGATTGATGTCATCAGAGCAAAAAAGAGCTTTATTTGAAAATACTGCTCGTTCTATGGGAGATATTCCAAAGGAAATTAAGATGAGGCATATATCAAATTGTTATAAAGCAGATCCAGAATATGGACAAGGTATTGCAGATGCTTTAGGAATTTGTATGAATGAAGTTAAATAG
- a CDS encoding MATE family efflux transporter, protein MDIQLSDSFNYKKLLRFTFPSIVMMVFTSIYMVVDGFFVSNFVGKVPFAAINFIVPILIILASIGMMFGSGGSALVSKTLGEGNEEKARNLFSLVVYTTIVFGIIIAVIAFLVIEPIVYLVGARGELLKNCVSYGKIILFAVPFYMILFEFQSFFVTAGKPNIGLITTVICGVTNIVLDILFMGVFSWGISGAAIATTISQIIGAVISVLYFCIPNNTALRLTKTKMDVKALLKSCSNGCSEFMNNISISIVGMLYNFQLMKYAGENGIAVYGVLMYVNTIFLSVFIGYSSGIAPVIGYNYGAKNHSELKRLLTKSFVIISIFAVIMFGMAEFFGGRLASIFVGYDSELLNMATKAFKIYSISFLFSGVAIYGSSFFTALNDGLTSALISFLRSLVFQIIAVIVFPMIFGINGIWFSVVAAEIIAVIMTVSFIIGKRKKYHYL, encoded by the coding sequence ATGGATATACAACTTTCAGATAGTTTTAATTATAAAAAATTACTAAGATTTACATTTCCATCGATAGTTATGATGGTGTTTACTTCTATTTATATGGTGGTGGATGGATTTTTTGTTTCTAACTTTGTTGGGAAGGTACCATTTGCTGCAATTAATTTTATTGTTCCAATACTTATAATTTTGGCTTCTATTGGAATGATGTTTGGATCTGGAGGTAGTGCTCTTGTTTCTAAAACCTTAGGGGAGGGGAATGAGGAAAAAGCAAGAAATCTTTTTTCATTGGTTGTATATACAACAATTGTTTTTGGAATTATTATAGCTGTAATAGCTTTTTTAGTTATTGAGCCGATTGTATATCTCGTAGGTGCTAGGGGAGAATTATTAAAAAATTGTGTTTCATATGGAAAGATTATATTGTTTGCGGTACCTTTTTATATGATTTTATTTGAATTTCAAAGTTTTTTTGTTACAGCAGGGAAACCAAATATAGGTCTTATAACTACAGTAATCTGTGGAGTTACAAATATTGTTTTAGATATATTATTTATGGGAGTTTTTTCTTGGGGAATTTCTGGAGCAGCTATTGCTACAACGATAAGTCAGATAATTGGGGCTGTGATTTCAGTTTTATATTTTTGTATACCAAATAATACCGCATTGAGATTAACAAAAACAAAAATGGATGTGAAGGCATTATTAAAATCTTGTTCAAATGGTTGTTCAGAATTTATGAACAATATTTCTATATCAATTGTGGGTATGTTGTATAATTTTCAGCTTATGAAATATGCAGGTGAAAATGGAATTGCTGTATATGGAGTATTGATGTATGTTAATACTATTTTCCTTTCTGTTTTTATTGGATATTCATCTGGAATAGCACCTGTAATTGGTTATAATTATGGAGCAAAGAATCATTCGGAGTTAAAGAGATTGTTAACAAAGAGTTTTGTTATTATATCTATTTTTGCAGTTATTATGTTTGGGATGGCAGAGTTTTTTGGTGGTAGATTAGCTAGTATATTTGTTGGATATGATTCTGAACTTTTAAATATGGCAACAAAGGCATTTAAAATTTATTCGATTTCATTTTTATTTTCTGGGGTTGCTATTTATGGCTCATCTTTCTTTACAGCACTTAATGATGGTTTAACTTCTGCATTGATTTCATTTTTGCGTAGCTTGGTATTTCAAATTATAGCTGTAATTGTGTTCCCTATGATTTTTGGAATTAATGGTATATGGTTTTCAGTTGTAGCTGCTGAAATTATAGCTGTAATTATGACGGTTTCATTTATTATTGGAAAGAGGAAAAAGTATCATTATTTATAA
- a CDS encoding DUF2442 domain-containing protein — translation MQDLDFIYFYPKVCQVVPNESYGLYVYFNDGSVRFYDVEHLLNSGTIFEPLKDINIFKSTLAILEEGIEWKVVELVKNLRLQLYII, via the coding sequence ATGCAAGATTTAGACTTTATATATTTTTATCCGAAAGTATGTCAAGTAGTACCTAATGAATCTTATGGTTTGTATGTTTATTTTAATGATGGGTCTGTTAGGTTTTATGATGTAGAGCATTTATTAAACAGTGGTACAATCTTCGAGCCTTTGAAGGATATTAATATATTTAAATCCACGTTGGCAATCCTTGAGGAAGGTATAGAGTGGAAGGTAGTCGAGCTAGTAAAAAATCTAAGACTACAGCTCTATATTATATAG
- a CDS encoding MarR family winged helix-turn-helix transcriptional regulator, giving the protein MEFYSDSGIKRFNLLMSKIDAVYHEVALKLGISDSVMLVLYTLCTCNGECMLKDIIVGASKQTINSALRKLELDNIVYLKTFDGRKKKVYLTKKGRELVNDTVLRVIEAENDIFSSWSDEERSIYIGLTQRYLRDFKTKAKEF; this is encoded by the coding sequence ATGGAATTTTACAGTGATTCTGGAATAAAACGATTTAACTTACTGATGTCAAAGATAGATGCAGTTTATCATGAGGTGGCACTTAAGCTAGGAATTAGTGATAGTGTAATGTTAGTTTTATACACACTTTGTACTTGTAATGGTGAATGTATGCTTAAAGATATAATAGTCGGAGCTAGCAAGCAAACTATTAATTCTGCCTTACGTAAATTAGAGTTAGATAATATCGTTTATTTGAAAACTTTTGACGGAAGAAAGAAGAAAGTATATCTTACTAAAAAAGGAAGAGAACTTGTTAATGATACAGTTCTTCGTGTTATTGAAGCAGAAAATGATATATTCTCTTCATGGTCTGATGAAGAAAGAAGTATTTACATAGGATTAACACAGCGATATTTAAGAGATTTTAAGACGAAAGCAAAGGAGTTTTAG
- a CDS encoding Fur family transcriptional regulator — protein MNDKIENLTEYLVKHNIKPSFQRVKILENLMKYNDHPTADEVYKRVLEEIPTLSKSTVYNTINVFMESNILKGICIEENELRYDIITSNHGHFKCKNCDMIYDFEIDVDKIYSDFLNKFHIQEKDVYVKGLCSECIQVLEGA, from the coding sequence GTGAATGATAAAATTGAAAATTTGACTGAGTATTTGGTTAAGCATAATATAAAGCCATCTTTTCAACGAGTGAAAATACTTGAAAATTTGATGAAATACAATGATCATCCAACGGCAGATGAAGTTTATAAAAGAGTTTTGGAAGAAATTCCAACATTATCAAAATCAACTGTATATAATACAATTAATGTTTTTATGGAATCAAATATATTGAAAGGTATTTGTATTGAAGAGAATGAGTTGAGATATGACATAATTACATCTAATCATGGCCATTTTAAATGTAAAAATTGTGATATGATATATGACTTTGAAATTGATGTTGATAAAATTTATAGTGATTTTTTAAATAAATTTCATATTCAAGAAAAAGATGTTTATGTTAAAGGATTATGTTCGGAGTGTATTCAAGTATTAGAGGGTGCATGA
- a CDS encoding GNAT family N-acetyltransferase, with protein MIVRKYTPSDCNEIINLFYNTVHIINAKDYSKDQLDVWATEQIDFEKWNESLQKHYSLVAIYNEIIVGFGDIDYLGYIDRLYVHHDYQGKGIGTEICNKLEEKVSGCTISVHASITARPFFEKRGYVVVEELQTIRGGIALINYFMTKNSES; from the coding sequence ATGATTGTTAGAAAATATACTCCATCTGATTGTAATGAAATTATCAATCTTTTTTATAATACAGTTCATATAATAAATGCAAAAGATTATTCAAAAGATCAATTGGATGTTTGGGCAACAGAACAAATAGATTTTGAGAAATGGAATGAATCTTTACAAAAACATTATAGTTTGGTTGCGATTTATAATGAAATTATTGTTGGATTTGGAGATATTGATTATTTAGGATATATTGATCGATTGTATGTTCATCATGATTATCAAGGGAAAGGAATTGGAACTGAAATTTGTAATAAGTTAGAAGAAAAGGTTAGTGGATGCACTATAAGTGTACATGCATCTATTACCGCAAGACCTTTTTTTGAAAAAAGAGGATACGTAGTTGTTGAGGAGTTACAAACAATTAGAGGAGGTATTGCGTTAATAAATTATTTCATGACAAAAAATAGTGAATCTTAA
- the rsgA gene encoding ribosome small subunit-dependent GTPase A → MDLKKYGFNSYFEQESKMYEGFVLARVIEQHLNLYKIVCENGERLANVSGKFRYLAINVLDYPAVGDWVMVKDVETRGNVTIHHILKRSSVFVRQSAGTSSNVQVVVSNIDIVFICMSLNDDFNLRRLERYLTISWDSQAKPVIILTKSDLCKNIESKILEVETISIGVEIFICSYKDDSCFEKLKNYICEGQTVAFIGSSGVGKSTIINKLIGKDFIKTNEIRESDDKGKHTTTYRQLILLPSGGVVIDTPGMRELSIYSGDVSKTFEDIEEIVARCKFRNCTHSGESGCAVRSAIMDGIIEEDRFINYKKLKRELGYHSMNCRQREQEKLNRMFGGKKVFKEFQRNLKKR, encoded by the coding sequence GTGGATTTGAAAAAATATGGGTTTAATAGTTATTTTGAGCAAGAATCCAAAATGTATGAAGGGTTTGTTTTGGCCAGGGTTATTGAACAACATCTTAATTTATATAAAATTGTTTGTGAAAATGGGGAACGACTTGCTAATGTTTCAGGTAAATTTAGATATTTGGCAATCAATGTATTAGATTATCCAGCTGTTGGAGACTGGGTAATGGTAAAAGATGTTGAAACTCGAGGCAATGTTACTATTCACCATATTTTGAAAAGAAGTAGTGTATTTGTGCGTCAGTCAGCAGGAACATCAAGTAATGTTCAAGTTGTAGTATCTAATATTGATATTGTATTTATTTGTATGTCACTTAATGATGATTTTAATCTTAGACGTTTAGAAAGATATTTGACTATTTCTTGGGATAGTCAAGCCAAGCCTGTTATTATTCTTACTAAATCGGATTTATGCAAAAATATAGAAAGCAAGATTTTAGAGGTAGAAACTATAAGTATAGGTGTGGAAATTTTTATATGCTCATATAAAGATGATAGTTGTTTTGAAAAATTGAAAAATTATATATGTGAAGGACAAACTGTAGCATTTATTGGTTCTTCGGGTGTAGGTAAATCTACAATAATAAATAAACTTATTGGAAAAGATTTTATCAAAACAAATGAGATTAGAGAGAGTGATGATAAAGGTAAACATACAACGACTTATCGTCAACTTATTTTGTTACCAAGTGGTGGAGTTGTTATAGATACGCCAGGGATGCGTGAATTATCAATTTACTCAGGAGATGTGTCAAAGACTTTTGAGGATATTGAAGAGATTGTAGCTAGGTGTAAATTTAGGAATTGTACTCATTCTGGTGAATCTGGATGTGCAGTTCGTAGTGCAATTATGGATGGTATAATAGAAGAAGATAGATTTATTAACTATAAAAAATTGAAACGTGAGTTAGGATATCATTCTATGAATTGTCGTCAACGTGAACAAGAGAAGTTAAATCGTATGTTTGGTGGTAAAAAAGTATTTAAAGAATTTCAACGAAATTTGAAAAAGAGATAA
- a CDS encoding manganese catalase family protein yields the protein MFKHEKQLLCNVEVERANPYYAALLQEQLGGANGELKAALQYMSQSFRIKDQEIKDLFLDIAAEELGHLEIISQTIMLLNGHDVDATSTQSGQIQSHVLFGLNPGLVNSSGYSWTGDYVSVTGDLCADLLSNIASEQRAKVVYEYLYRQIDDKKVKQTIDFLLNREEAHNAMFRKAFNKIQESGSNKDFGTTPDAKMYLDLSSPSPSNNKFSNIDVNHPSFN from the coding sequence ATGTTTAAACATGAAAAACAACTATTATGTAATGTAGAAGTAGAAAGAGCAAACCCATATTATGCAGCACTTTTACAAGAGCAATTAGGTGGTGCAAATGGTGAATTAAAAGCAGCACTACAATATATGTCACAAAGTTTTAGAATAAAAGATCAAGAAATAAAAGATTTATTTTTAGATATAGCAGCAGAGGAATTAGGTCATTTGGAAATTATTTCCCAAACTATAATGTTGTTAAATGGACACGATGTAGATGCAACTTCAACACAGAGTGGTCAAATTCAATCTCATGTATTATTTGGTTTAAATCCTGGTTTAGTTAATTCATCTGGCTATTCATGGACTGGAGATTATGTTTCAGTTACTGGTGACTTGTGTGCTGATTTATTATCAAATATAGCTTCAGAACAACGTGCTAAAGTAGTATATGAATATCTATATAGACAAATAGATGATAAAAAAGTTAAACAAACAATTGATTTCTTATTAAACCGTGAAGAAGCTCATAACGCTATGTTTAGAAAAGCATTTAACAAAATACAAGAAAGCGGATCAAATAAAGATTTTGGAACAACTCCTGATGCAAAAATGTATCTTGATCTATCATCACCATCACCATCCAATAATAAATTTTCTAACATAGATGTAAATCACCCTTCATTTAATTAA
- a CDS encoding DUF262 domain-containing protein, with protein sequence MKGQEDSLIKYIEGSKTRFVIPVYQRNYDWKEKNCEQLFDDLIKIVIGKRRSHFFGSIVSVHEGSGRNTEYVIIDGQQRVTTISLLFLAMYNLISKGIIKPMDDSLGIQIYEEFLVDKYQTGVERIKLRPVKDDRVAFEKLFDGDVDEYVRESNLTINYQYFYNRIQKNEITIDELYEAICRLEIINITLSGEDNPQLIFESLNSTGLALSEGDKIRNFILMGLPVDLQENYYTKYWNRIEKFTNYDVTSFLRDYLTIKNGEVCSSKKIYTNFKQYVEDLSLTVEDLFKDLLDYAKRYGVLLNGANKNDSLYNCIDRLNRLEKSVTRPFFLEVLRLYDEGELSISQVTDIFLITESYLFRRIICDMQTNI encoded by the coding sequence ATGAAGGGACAAGAAGATAGTTTAATAAAATATATAGAAGGTTCTAAAACACGATTTGTTATTCCAGTTTATCAACGTAATTATGATTGGAAAGAAAAGAACTGTGAACAGCTTTTTGATGATCTTATAAAAATTGTAATAGGTAAAAGAAGGAGTCACTTTTTTGGGAGTATTGTATCTGTTCATGAAGGATCTGGACGAAATACAGAATATGTTATAATAGATGGTCAACAGAGGGTGACTACTATTTCATTACTTTTTTTAGCTATGTATAATTTGATTTCTAAAGGAATTATTAAACCTATGGATGATTCTTTAGGCATTCAAATTTATGAAGAATTTCTTGTTGATAAATATCAAACAGGTGTTGAACGTATAAAGTTAAGACCTGTTAAAGATGATCGTGTAGCATTTGAAAAACTTTTTGATGGTGATGTAGATGAGTATGTTAGAGAATCTAATTTAACTATAAATTATCAATATTTTTATAATAGAATTCAGAAAAATGAAATCACAATTGATGAATTATATGAGGCTATATGTAGACTTGAAATAATTAATATTACTCTAAGTGGAGAAGATAATCCACAACTTATCTTTGAGAGTCTTAATTCAACTGGACTTGCTTTAAGCGAAGGAGATAAGATAAGAAATTTTATTCTTATGGGATTACCTGTAGATTTACAAGAGAACTATTATACAAAATATTGGAATAGAATAGAAAAATTTACAAACTACGATGTAACCTCGTTTTTAAGAGATTATCTTACTATTAAAAATGGGGAAGTGTGTAGTAGTAAAAAAATTTATACTAATTTTAAACAATATGTTGAAGATTTATCTTTGACTGTTGAGGATTTATTTAAAGATTTATTAGACTATGCAAAGAGATATGGTGTACTTTTAAATGGAGCTAATAAAAATGATAGTTTATATAATTGCATTGATAGGTTGAATAGATTGGAGAAGAGTGTTACTAGACCGTTTTTTCTTGAAGTATTGCGTTTATATGATGAGGGAGAATTAAGTATTTCTCAAGTAACAGATATATTTTTGATTACTGAGAGTTACTTATTTAGAAGGATAATTTGTGATATGCAAACTAATATTTAA
- a CDS encoding biotin transporter BioY — protein sequence MTIKKMILIAMMTCLIAVCSWINIPSAVPFTMQTFAIFCALLLLGGRCGLLAISLYIFMGCVGLPVFSGFRGGIGHILGPTGGYIVGFVFTAFFYCLFGRLILKYPKIKVGVLIIGLIICYVIGTLWFGIIYEASGTKYSIIKILSMCVFPYIIPDLLKLGLAIFVCRKIDKLI from the coding sequence ATGACGATAAAGAAAATGATTTTAATAGCCATGATGACATGTCTTATAGCAGTATGTTCATGGATTAATATACCGTCTGCAGTTCCATTTACTATGCAGACTTTTGCAATTTTTTGTGCATTATTATTATTGGGTGGTCGATGTGGACTTCTGGCTATTTCTTTATATATTTTTATGGGATGTGTTGGTCTTCCAGTATTTTCTGGATTTAGGGGAGGAATCGGACATATTTTAGGTCCAACAGGAGGATACATTGTTGGATTTGTATTTACTGCATTTTTTTATTGTTTATTTGGGAGATTGATTTTAAAGTATCCAAAAATTAAGGTAGGTGTTCTTATTATTGGATTAATTATATGTTATGTAATAGGTACATTGTGGTTTGGGATAATATATGAAGCTTCTGGGACTAAGTATTCAATTATTAAGATATTGTCAATGTGTGTATTTCCATACATAATTCCAGATCTATTAAAATTAGGATTAGCTATTTTTGTTTGTAGGAAAATAGATAAATTGATATAG
- a CDS encoding M28 family metallopeptidase, translating to MKKFRKIKCILAACCILFVLNSCIGNKDNIKEIYNNSILKSEIIPIKNEFNESDNTPIQNLELIDDAEKIMRTLTSDELKGRGDDTDGNDKTVKYLNEQFTNIGLDYLFKDTYLHKYNFSGEFFPHFIRPNEEEQNVVGLIKGTNHAERKKAVVITAHIDHVGYGLSTTGEKNQIYYGAIDNASGTTTLLRLAYKLKEMSKETPFETDIIIAGVNHEELGLVGSRALVNDIKDRYESIYNINIDCVGFKGGSPLIVYSSDKRSPELSKLIFEYMDSTNEKIKKDTKIRDYNSDHASFEYNGIQAIFFMDTYPSGTIHRFTDTIDKIDFQRINSLVDNIAGFLRFNDKNAIPKRESLNV from the coding sequence ATGAAAAAATTTAGAAAAATAAAGTGTATTTTAGCTGCGTGTTGTATTTTGTTTGTCTTAAATTCTTGTATTGGAAATAAGGATAATATTAAAGAAATTTACAATAATTCAATTCTAAAGTCTGAGATTATTCCAATTAAAAATGAATTTAATGAATCAGATAATACACCTATTCAAAACCTTGAACTTATAGATGATGCTGAAAAAATTATGAGAACTCTTACTTCAGATGAATTAAAGGGTAGAGGAGATGATACTGATGGAAATGATAAGACTGTAAAATATTTGAATGAGCAATTTACTAATATAGGTTTGGATTATTTATTTAAGGATACTTACCTCCATAAATATAATTTTAGTGGGGAATTTTTTCCACATTTTATTCGTCCAAATGAAGAGGAACAAAATGTTGTTGGTTTAATTAAAGGAACGAATCATGCTGAGAGGAAAAAAGCAGTTGTTATAACAGCACATATTGATCATGTTGGTTATGGATTAAGTACTACTGGTGAAAAAAATCAAATTTATTATGGTGCAATAGATAATGCTTCTGGAACTACGACTCTTTTAAGACTTGCATATAAACTTAAAGAAATGTCTAAAGAAACTCCTTTTGAAACTGATATAATAATAGCAGGAGTTAACCATGAAGAGCTTGGACTTGTTGGTAGTAGAGCATTAGTTAATGATATAAAAGATAGGTATGAATCTATTTATAATATAAATATTGATTGTGTGGGTTTCAAAGGTGGATCTCCTCTTATTGTTTATAGCAGTGATAAGAGATCTCCTGAATTATCAAAGTTAATATTTGAATATATGGACTCAACAAATGAAAAAATTAAAAAGGATACAAAAATAAGAGATTATAATAGTGATCATGCATCTTTTGAGTATAATGGGATTCAAGCTATTTTCTTTATGGATACGTATCCTAGTGGAACTATACACAGGTTTACTGATACTATAGATAAAATAGATTTTCAAAGAATTAATAGTTTAGTTGATAATATTGCTGGATTTTTGAGATTTAATGATAAAAATGCTATTCCTAAAAGAGAATCATTAAATGTTTAA
- a CDS encoding DUF4180 domain-containing protein → MKIKVVKRNNIDVAVVSSDKVLIRDTQSALDFITTVQYETGCNNIALNKEAISDDFFILSSCIAGEILQKFINYRVRFAIYGDFSKYTSNSLKAFMHESNKGNNVYFQSTVSLAINKLSMYDC, encoded by the coding sequence ATGAAGATAAAAGTTGTAAAAAGAAACAATATAGATGTTGCAGTTGTTAGCAGTGATAAGGTATTAATTAGAGATACCCAATCTGCTTTAGATTTTATTACAACGGTTCAGTATGAAACAGGATGTAATAATATTGCATTGAATAAAGAAGCTATTTCAGATGATTTTTTTATTCTAAGTTCATGTATAGCAGGGGAAATATTACAGAAATTTATTAATTATCGTGTTAGGTTTGCAATATATGGAGATTTTTCAAAATATACAAGTAATTCATTAAAAGCTTTTATGCATGAGAGTAATAAAGGTAATAATGTTTATTTTCAATCTACAGTTTCTCTTGCTATTAATAAGCTTTCTATGTATGATTGTTAG
- a CDS encoding phage terminase large subunit has protein sequence MEGSRASKKSKTTALYYIVNLIKYSKSNLLVVWKTYRTLKDSCFIEGIMIF, from the coding sequence GTGGAAGGTAGTCGAGCTAGTAAAAAATCTAAGACTACAGCTCTATATTATATAGTTAACCTTATAAAATATTCTAAATCTAATTTACTTGTTGTTTGGAAGACATATAGGACACTTAAGGACTCATGTTTTATAGAGGGGATCATGATATTTTAA